In the genome of Kitasatospora cathayae, one region contains:
- a CDS encoding VC0807 family protein: protein MSSQTVSAATAAPAQAAEAPNPLVSGLRPIVLDVVAPLAGYYLLHSACGLSEFAALAWSSAFSAGRTVLGLLGERKVNLWASLMLVVNLAGLALTFVTGDARMMIAKDGLLSGTVALAILVSALVGRPVMTPMLMPFVTKGNRDRAAAWQRLVEGRAAASRAFHRHERVFAGIWGTALLAECAARVVGAFTLPVSTMAWLSTVFLIGAIVGGSLLGQIAVEPIEKLVEAEVEAEVEAPVAA from the coding sequence ATGAGCAGCCAGACCGTCAGCGCCGCCACCGCCGCTCCCGCCCAGGCCGCCGAAGCGCCGAACCCGCTGGTCTCCGGGCTGCGCCCGATCGTCCTCGACGTGGTCGCGCCGCTGGCCGGCTACTACCTGCTGCACTCGGCCTGCGGCCTGAGCGAGTTCGCCGCGCTGGCCTGGAGCAGCGCCTTCTCGGCCGGCCGGACCGTCCTCGGCCTGCTGGGCGAGCGCAAGGTCAACCTGTGGGCCTCGCTGATGCTGGTGGTCAACCTGGCCGGTCTGGCGCTCACCTTCGTCACCGGCGACGCCCGGATGATGATCGCCAAGGACGGCTTGCTGAGCGGCACCGTTGCGCTGGCGATCCTGGTCTCGGCGCTGGTCGGCCGTCCGGTGATGACCCCGATGCTGATGCCCTTCGTCACCAAGGGCAACCGGGATCGCGCCGCCGCCTGGCAGCGGCTGGTCGAGGGCCGGGCGGCCGCCTCGCGGGCCTTCCACCGCCACGAGCGGGTGTTCGCCGGCATCTGGGGCACCGCGCTGCTGGCCGAGTGCGCGGCCCGGGTGGTCGGCGCCTTCACCCTGCCGGTGTCGACCATGGCCTGGCTGTCCACCGTGTTCCTGATCGGCGCGATCGTGGGCGGTTCGCTGCTCGGCCAGATCGCGGTCGAGCCGATCGAGAAGCTGGTCGAGGCCGAGGTCGAGGCCGAGGTCGAGGCCCCCGTCGCCGCCTGA
- a CDS encoding RNA polymerase sigma factor, producing MWRVQSAERPGAGTGSPLGRSGPVPPAGPPPGGGAVPTDLTEAVRAAQEGDEQAFRLLFRTVQPGLLRYLRVLVGGRPEDMQDAEDIASETWLQIARDLRGFSGDGDGFRGWAATIARNRAMDHLRARRRRPVADLPFEYLVELAAGDDTARAALTTVGTADALALISRLPRDQAEAVLLRVVMELDAESAAQVLGKRAGSVRMAAHRGLRRLAKLLDQPFASGAGIPAARRTEPGAAGRAAPTAKEPAEEAAGKPAKKSSPQGVTERRAATLKDMR from the coding sequence ATGTGGCGGGTGCAGAGTGCAGAACGCCCCGGAGCGGGCACCGGCAGCCCCCTCGGCCGGTCCGGACCAGTACCTCCCGCCGGCCCCCCGCCGGGCGGGGGCGCCGTTCCCACCGACCTGACCGAGGCGGTCCGCGCCGCGCAGGAGGGTGACGAACAGGCGTTCCGGCTGCTCTTCCGGACCGTCCAGCCGGGTCTGCTGCGCTACCTGAGAGTGCTGGTCGGCGGACGGCCGGAGGACATGCAGGACGCCGAGGACATCGCCTCCGAGACCTGGCTGCAGATCGCCCGCGACCTCCGCGGCTTCTCCGGCGACGGGGACGGCTTCCGCGGCTGGGCCGCCACCATCGCCCGCAACCGCGCGATGGACCACCTGCGCGCCCGCCGCCGCCGCCCGGTCGCCGACCTGCCGTTCGAGTACCTGGTCGAGCTGGCCGCCGGGGACGACACCGCGCGCGCCGCGCTCACCACGGTCGGCACCGCCGACGCGCTGGCGCTGATCTCCCGGCTGCCGCGCGACCAGGCCGAGGCGGTGCTGCTGAGAGTGGTCATGGAGCTGGACGCCGAGAGCGCCGCCCAGGTGCTCGGCAAGCGGGCCGGCAGCGTCCGGATGGCCGCCCACCGGGGGCTGCGGCGGCTGGCCAAGCTGCTGGACCAGCCCTTCGCCTCCGGCGCCGGGATCCCGGCCGCCCGGCGGACCGAACCGGGTGCCGCGGGCCGGGCCGCGCCGACCGCGAAGGAGCCCGCTGAGGAAGCCGCGGGGAAACCCGCGAAAAAAAGTTCTCCGCAGGGTGTGACAGAACGCCGGGCCGCGACGCTGAAGGACATGAGATGA